In Bradysia coprophila strain Holo2 unplaced genomic scaffold, BU_Bcop_v1 contig_358, whole genome shotgun sequence, one DNA window encodes the following:
- the LOC119081255 gene encoding germinal-center associated nuclear protein isoform X2, translating to MNLNAFVKGTCDDFCPPKEIKMRATEKLLHFFEMYPPLEYSHIVQKVPVKCFSRSAAGIQTPEAADLRTVGSLSRTVAYLLEYILMDNRKPYHYRYDFIFDRLRSVRQEIVIQNLNEVQTAQLIEPMVMFLSYSSYKLCQSSIDVFDPKICYQHLQECLKKLLCCYDEIEQQHGTHLQNREFFECLYVVFNLGNVEALNRALQLSASVQGELFHKCLSMSLHYASGNLHNSIRAVKQLPPILCGVAMLTLQKIRRELLLRFSSAYHSKMLTVPGAWLANILIYDNVQTLLSDCQYYNIEVNLNARQIKFNKLTFDQTKDVIPPRHETFADAMLPPIRISDVLLLH from the exons atgaatttgaacgCTTTTGTAAAGGGAACTTGCGACGATTTCTGTCCACCAAAGGAGATAAAAAT GCGCGCAACCGAAAAgttacttcatttcttcgaGATGTATCCACCTTTGGAATATTCTCACATTGTGCAAAAAGTACCGGTCAAGTGTTTCAGCAGATCAGCTGCAGGAATTCAAACTCCAGAAGCAGCCGATCTTCGTACGGTTGGTTCGTTATCACGTACCGTGGCATATCTGCTCGAATATATCTTAATGGACAATAGAAAACCGTATCACTACAGAtacgattttattttcgatcgGCTCAGATCAGTACGCCAAGAAATTGtgatacaaaatctgaatGAAGTGCAAACGGCTCAATTGATTGAACCGATGGTTATGTTTTTGAGTTATAGTAGCTATAA ATTATGCCAATCATCAATCGATGTCTTCGATCCGAAGATATGTTATCAGCACCTACAGGAATGCCTTAAGAAACTGTTATGTTGTTACGATGAGATCGAGCAACAACACGGAACCCATTTACAAAATAGAGAATTTTTCGAATGTCTGTACGTTGTGTTCAATTTGGGGAACGTTGAAGCGTTAAACAGGGCACTTCAATTGAGTGCATCGGTACAAGGCGAATTATTCCATAAATGTTTGTCAATGTCGTTACACTACGCCAGTGGCAATCTCCACAATTCCATCAGAGCAGTTAAACAGTTACCTCCAATTCTATGTGGCGTTGCAATGCTAACGCTTCAGAAAATTAGACG AGAACTTCTATTGCGATTCTCTTCTGCGTACCACAGTAAAATGTTGACGGTGCCGGGCGCTTGGTTAGCCAATATATTAATTTATGATAACGTGCAAACTTTGCTCTCCGACTGCCAATATTATAACATTGAAGTCAATTTGAACGCGAGACAgatcaaattcaataaattgactTTCGACCAAACGAAGGATGTG ATACCACCGCGTCATGAAACGTTTGCAGATGCTATGCTACC ACCAATTCGAATTTCAGATGTCCTTCTGCTTCATTGA
- the LOC119081257 gene encoding uncharacterized protein LOC119081257: MTKRKTQPKNKLEAPVNGKSSKKRKVLSELDVECRTETRAAKRRRLNNAEIDSGPTDSIVSDVKIKQDIDEVDKVVVSADIGMDDVKVNMNTDLVTAAKLNISKSAIDILNMKSLMSSFNGDNPDQFFEHCRQFVNSSTMASAEILTIDQADTPLWFEMRYGRITASRIYQASRCKTKNGSLVDSIMGKRSGWSFAMQRGTNLEDQVFNILKNEMHLQGHKLKQCGLFVDEKLPHFGASPDGIADDFVVEIKCPATAKTYSEYISVETLQRRYLAQIQLQMHITKRKRALLGVADLNFEKNKKVVKVWIDYDENYVKELIDDANAFWIQAVYPLLRRKHFNK; the protein is encoded by the exons atgactaaaagaaaaactcaGCCTAAAAATAAGCTCGAGGCTCCTGTGAATggtaaatcatcgaaaaaacGGAAAGTCTTATCGGAATT GGATGTTGAATGCCGCACGGAAACTAGAGCTGCAAAACGGCGTAGACTGAATAATGCTGAGATTGATTCAGGTCCAACCGATTCAATTGTGTCTGATGTTAAGATCAAACAAGATATCGACGAGGTTGACAAAGTGGTGGTTTCTGCCGACATAGGCATGGATGATGTAAAGGTAAACATGAACACAGACCTTGTAACAGCAGCGAAACTCAACATCAGCAAGTCAGCTATCGATATACTGAACATGAAATCTTTAATGTCTTCATTTAATGGTGACAATCCGGACCAATTCTTCGAACATTGCCGGCAATTTGTGAATTCTTCTACCATGGCTTCGGCGGAAATTTTGACGATTGACCAGGCAGATACGCCACTGTGGTTTGAAATGCGCTATGGAAGGATCACTGCTAGCAGG ATTTATCAGGCATCACGCTGCAAAACCAAAAACGGAAGTCTAGTCGACTCAATTATGGGAAAGCGGAGCGGATGGTCATTTGCTATGCAGCGTGGCACAAACCTCGAAGATCAAGTATTCAATATTCTCAAAAACGAAATGCACTTGCAAGGACACAAACTCAAGCAGTGCGGATTATTTGTGGACGAGAAATTACCACATTTTGGTGCGTCGCCCGATGGAATTGCTGACGATTTTGTTGTCGAAATAAAGTGTCCAGCAACGGCAAAAACCTATTCCGAATACATTTCCGTGGAAACACTGCAACGGAGGTATCTGGCTCAGATTCAGTTGCAGATGCACATAACGAAACGTAAAAGGGCGCTATTAGGCGTAgctgatttaaattttgaaaaaaataagaaagttgTAAAGGTATGGATTGACTATGATGAAAATTATGTCAAAGAATTGATTGACGATGCAAACGCCTTTTGGATACAGGCCGTGTATCCTTTACTACGacgaaaacatttcaataaataa
- the LOC119081596 gene encoding uncharacterized protein LOC119081596 yields MNSKTAEFLSKLMLEDDGDDVVFFAFPNQKKKIRCSVSMLTEISPVFGAMLSTWWSQENPLHVDDTQPHSFVTHSQDKTIQLSDDVNFDQYSTFKLLIQILYGLRQMDSLTVEQATNIFFYAHKYEIKDAEDKIQKFLNERMESGMGQVPLSVAELTEGIEFAQLYHLDGFKKKLDQVKLAFDEENLTPFQFWDLSIKFEMKTLQDQIIDRMMNVAPKKDWPFDLLIAVTERLQTLMKKTKKAVVYCRYCGSSN; encoded by the exons atgaactcaaaaacGGCAGAGTTTCTATCCAAACTAATGCTTGAAGACGACGGAGATGATGTTGTTTTCTTCGCATTCCCGAatcagaagaagaaaattagaTGTTCAGTGTCTATGCTGACAGAAATTTCTCCTGTTTTTGGGGCTATGCTTAGCACTTGGTGGAGTCAAGAAAACCCTTTGCATGTGGACGACACCCAACCACATTCATTTGTTACACATTCGCAGGACAAGACCATTCAACTCAGTGATGATGTAAATTTCGATCAATATTCAACATTCAAGCTGCTGATACAAATCCTGTATGGACTCCGTCAAATGGATTCACTAACCGTTGAGCAAGCGACCAACATCTTTTTCTACGCACACAAATACGAAATCAAAG ATGCTGAGgataaaattcagaaatttttaaatgaacgTATGGAATCTGGCATGGGACAAGTTCCATTATCGGTAGCTGAGTTGACCGAAGGCATTGAATTTGCGCAGCTGTATCATCTGGATGGGTTTAAGAAAAAGCTGGACCAAGTGAAACTGGCTTTTGACGAGGAGAACCTAACCCCATTTCAATTTTGGGATCTATCGATAAAATTCGAGATGAAGACATTACAGGACCAAATAATTGATCGTATGATGAATGTAGCACCGAAAAAAGATTGGCCATTTGATCTATTAATTGCAGTCACAGAGCGGTTACAGAcgttaatgaaaaaaacgaagaaagcAGTGGTGTATTGTCGCTATTGTGGTTCCTCAAACTAA
- the LOC119081255 gene encoding germinal-center associated nuclear protein isoform X3, giving the protein MNLNAFVKGTCDDFCPPKEIKMRATEKLLHFFEMYPPLEYSHIVQKVPVKCFSRSAAGIQTPEAADLRTVGSLSRTVAYLLEYILMDNRKPYHYRYDFIFDRLRSVRQEIVIQNLNEVQTAQLIEPMVMFLSYSSYKLCQSSIDVFDPKICYQHLQECLKKLLCCYDEIEQQHGTHLQNREFFECLYVVFNLGNVEALNRALQLSASVQGELFHKCLSMSLHYASGNLHNSIRAVKQLPPILCGVAMLTLQKIRRELLLRFSSAYHSKMLTVPGAWLANILIYDNVQTLLSDCQYYNIEVNLNARQIKFNKLTFDQTKDVIPPRHETFADAMLTPIRISDVLLLH; this is encoded by the exons atgaatttgaacgCTTTTGTAAAGGGAACTTGCGACGATTTCTGTCCACCAAAGGAGATAAAAAT GCGCGCAACCGAAAAgttacttcatttcttcgaGATGTATCCACCTTTGGAATATTCTCACATTGTGCAAAAAGTACCGGTCAAGTGTTTCAGCAGATCAGCTGCAGGAATTCAAACTCCAGAAGCAGCCGATCTTCGTACGGTTGGTTCGTTATCACGTACCGTGGCATATCTGCTCGAATATATCTTAATGGACAATAGAAAACCGTATCACTACAGAtacgattttattttcgatcgGCTCAGATCAGTACGCCAAGAAATTGtgatacaaaatctgaatGAAGTGCAAACGGCTCAATTGATTGAACCGATGGTTATGTTTTTGAGTTATAGTAGCTATAA ATTATGCCAATCATCAATCGATGTCTTCGATCCGAAGATATGTTATCAGCACCTACAGGAATGCCTTAAGAAACTGTTATGTTGTTACGATGAGATCGAGCAACAACACGGAACCCATTTACAAAATAGAGAATTTTTCGAATGTCTGTACGTTGTGTTCAATTTGGGGAACGTTGAAGCGTTAAACAGGGCACTTCAATTGAGTGCATCGGTACAAGGCGAATTATTCCATAAATGTTTGTCAATGTCGTTACACTACGCCAGTGGCAATCTCCACAATTCCATCAGAGCAGTTAAACAGTTACCTCCAATTCTATGTGGCGTTGCAATGCTAACGCTTCAGAAAATTAGACG AGAACTTCTATTGCGATTCTCTTCTGCGTACCACAGTAAAATGTTGACGGTGCCGGGCGCTTGGTTAGCCAATATATTAATTTATGATAACGTGCAAACTTTGCTCTCCGACTGCCAATATTATAACATTGAAGTCAATTTGAACGCGAGACAgatcaaattcaataaattgactTTCGACCAAACGAAGGATGTG ATACCACCGCGTCATGAAACGTTTGCAGATGCTAT GCTAACACCAATTCGAATTTCAGATGTCCTTCTGCTTCATTGA
- the LOC119081258 gene encoding proteasome subunit alpha type-7-1: MSSSYDRAVTIFSPDGHLLQVEYAQEAVRKGSTAVGVRGKNVVVLGVEKKSVAKLQEERTVRKICLLDSHVVMAFAGLTADARILINRAQVECQSHKLSVEDPVTLEYITRYIAGLKQKYTQSNGRRPFGISCLIGGFDYDGQAHLYQTEPSGIYYEWKANATGRSAKTVREFLEKFYKPEEVESEDGAVKLAIKALLEVAQSGQKNLEVAVMERNKPLKMLDANTIEKYVTIIEKEKEEEAEKKKQKK; the protein is encoded by the exons ATGTCGTCTAGCTACGATAGAGCCGTTACAATATTTTCACCCGATGGTCATTTACTTCAAGTAGAGTACGCCCAAGAAGCCGTTCGAAAAGGATCGACAGCG GTTGGTGTTCGTGGTAAAAATGTTGTCGTCTTGGGCGTTGAAaagaaatccgttgcaaaactACAAGAAGAACGAACCGTTCGCAAGATTTGTTTACTGGACAGCCATGTCGTTATGGCCTTTGCTGGATTAACAGCCGATGCTAGAATTTTGATTAATCGGGCTCAGGTTGAATGTCAGAGTCATAAGCTAAGCGTTGAAGATCCGGTAACATTGGAATACATTACCCGTTACATTGCTGGTCTAAAACAAAAGTACACACAAAGTAACGGACGTCGACCATTCGGAATATCATGTTTAATTGGTGGATTTGATTATGACGGTCAGGCACATTTATATCAAACAGAACCGTCTGGCATTTATTACGAATGGAAGGCCAATGCCACCGGCAGATCTGCAAAGACTGTGAGAGAATTTTTGGAGAAGTTCTACAAGCCGGAAGAGGTTGAATCAGAAGATGGTGCCGTCAAATTGGCGATTAAAGCCCTGTTGGAAGTTGCTCAATCCGGTCAAAAGAATTTAGAGGTGGCTGTTATGGAACGAAACAAA CCGCTGAAAATGCTGGATGCAAACACAATCGAAAAGTACGTAACGATCATCGAGAAGGAGAAGGAAGAGGAAGCCGAAAAGAAGAAACAGAAGAAGTAA
- the LOC119081256 gene encoding condensin complex subunit 1 yields MDFCFEIPTGYSDLLNSNGNNYFVRKVHDARDLTDLLKAARTSFITNGPFYIFDHFDTFYSLIDKGEAESISAPSIPLLIKGVDLLFSTIDKLGQLLTTFLQKNEENERNSYLNLVKMVLFLKIELIRVIDKRIDKDDPIGVKKTNKKSTGNEMNYEWDDKRYRSITQIYNIVQLPIENLWHTSIPEENFVNKFCELAYQTLETPWIKQKRVESTVFQTFGIAIKRYNHALTFPVRIIQILRDKEIAIVPIANGICLLNDDFGISTISTVLLKDLVETLQEANSDSQIAKHFSTFLTELGSVGSKLLVPHLAKLAEDLLNVESHVVRICVLQLMGDVVTVEMASEDLSEELKESRDEYLEDLLNHVMDVSAHVRSKVLQIFTHMKGENAVPLAWHQRIFQAAADRLEDRTNTVRKSSVLLIKAFLETNPFSSKLSQQELKEKYEKENAKFLELREKMVEMSKKRLDIEAGWEELSSILKPIIEEVLSQSTQNEPTDENIENHVQRINDLINEEKYQEAVLLLKVADAKAGNAAERMEMPFEQQCAYYLALINSYLFVPIDDFTQAYTLQDQVMKFLEDSIAFTNTVAHVLPKIETFLYSKTQSDVYEAIEFFTTAYLFGIENTESGMMKMLPLVWSGDVEKKEAVAKAFNRVLFVTDQQGRAHSVKVVDNLCAFLARIDAGQVQAFSVLMKEWIEMGNIDAAIITVLFERFTKKLENTTENQAHLCLLILVMASSGKSQIARSNIDTIQMIGFGDRGLHDPRYYSSCLKFLMHTIEQNSSKYYKRLDMDHQMVTEAADMFKKIFFFPKLESFDDVGSSFFQFIYKMSQQPDTVCQAILTELSQKVLQISDKIKSTDTDSQSVISNGVFKVPTFILTRLIFCYGLVVMNEVSFLDIDVYNNMKYRQELMEEKKSQNNKNKSKRSSNLNTSARDALKRLSDSAAEPQQEPDDMLVGASAEDSIAELITAVCEDELLYSTHGMLKKFVPVIVEVLKHPGKYQDNELQQAACLSMIRFMSASSKFCSSNLQFLMNILNQTKNIKMKCNIIIGLSDFTFRFPNVIAPWIAHFYSTLNDKNDELRLTAVKVLSYLILHEMIRVKGQISALAMCIVDSNDEIKNSTQQFFREIANKSNILYNVLPDIISRLSDPNSEVEEEKYRIIMKYIIGLINKDKQVESLVEKLCLRFKVTKEERQWRDIGYCLSLLNYTEKTIKKLMENIPCFKDKVQIDEVYDCFKSIISSTLKFAKPEVKSVTLEFQKRIEACFTINDGDQQGSIDDEDERAAMPPPKAIPGRRGKKVPAKKRNTNAAAANSDSDDNEDERPARGRSSGRPQRTPARAAKSKVVESESSSDEDEDERPPKRNRRNRK; encoded by the exons atggatttttgctTCGAAATACCGACAGGTTATTCAGACTTGCTAAATTCGAAcggaaataattattttgtgagAAAAGTCCATGACGCTCGAGATTTAACGGATCTTTTGAAAG CGGCCCGAACATCGTTCATTACAAATGGACCATTCTACATATTCGATCATTTTGATACGTTCTACTCGCTGATAGATAAAGGTGAAGCAGAGAGTATTAGTGCGCCAAGCATACCCTTGCTGATCAAAGGAGTCGATCTGCTGTTCAGCACCATTGATAAATTGGGACAGTTACTCACAACCTTTCTacagaaaaatgaagaaaacgaGCGAAATTCCTATCTGAATCTAGTGAAAATGGTTCTGTTTCTGAAAATCGAATTGATCAGAGTTATCGACAAACGTATCGACAAAGATGATCCAATTGGAGtgaaaaaaacgaacaaaaagtCGACTGGAAATGAGATGAATTATGAGTGGGATGATAAGCGGTACAGAAGTATCACACAAATATACAATATCGTCCAATTGCCGATTGAAAATTTGTGGCACACGTCAATTCCGGaggaaaatttcgttaa caaattttgtgaattagCGTACCAAACTTTGGAAACACCCTGGATTAAACAGAAGCGTGTCGAGTCGACAGTATTTCAGACATTCGGCATCGCAATCAAACGATACAATCATGCGTTGACATTTCCCGTGCGAATCATTCAGATTTTACGTGACAAAGAAATTGCAATTGTTCCGATTGCCAACGGAATTTGTTTGCTGAACGATGATTTCGGAATATCAACCATTTCTACAGTATTACTCAAGGATCTGGTGGAGACATTACAAGAGGCGAACAGTGATTCACAAATTGCCAAACATTTCAGTACTTTTTTGACTGAATTGGGATCGGTCGGTTCTAAGCTTTTAGTTCCGCATTTAGCTAAGTTGGCCGAAGATCTGCTCAACGTGGAG tccCATGTCGTACGGATCTGTGTTCTTCAATTAATGGGCGATGTAGTCACTGTTGAAATGGCATCCGAAGATTTATCCGAGGAATTGAAGGAGTCACGCGACGAATACCTCGAAGATCTGCTCAATCACGTCATGGACGTTTCCGCACATGTACGATCCAAGGTTCTACAAATTTTTACCCATATGAAAGGCGAGAATGCTGTTCCGTTGGCGTGGCATCAGCGAATATTTCAAGCAGCTGCAGATCGATTGGAAGATCGAACCAACACTGTCCGCAAAAGTTCTGTCCTGTTGATCAAGGCATTTTTGGAGACGAATCCATTTTCAAGCAAACTGTCGCAACAAGAACTCAAGGAGAAATACGAGAAGGAAAATGCAAAGTTTCTGGAATTGCGtgaaaaaatggttgaaatgtCGAAAAAGCGTTTGGATATTGAAGCTGGGTGGGAGGAGCTGTCTTCGATACTGAAGCCGATTATCGAAGAGGTGCTTAGCCAAA gtaCTCAAAATGAGCCCACTGATGAAAACATCGAAAATCATGTTCAACGTATCAACGACTTGATCAACGAGGAAAAATATCAAGAAGCTGTTTTGCTATTAAAGGTTGCTGATGCGAAAGCAGGAAACGCTGCTGAAAG AATGGAAATGCCTTTCGAACAACAATGTGCCTATTATCTTGCACTTATCAACTCTTATCTGTTCGTTCCGATTGACGATTTC ACCCAAGCGTACACTCTGCAAGATCAAGTCATGAAGTTCCTGGAAGATTCTATCGCATTCACGAATACGGTAGCCCATGTACTGCCGAAAATCGAGACGTTTTTGTACTCAAAGACACAAAGTGATGTATACGAAGCAATTGAGTTCTTTACCACAGCCTATCTGTTCGGCATTGAGAACACCGAATCGGGAATGATGAAGATGTTGCCTTTGGTTTGGTCGGGTGACGTTGAGAAGAAAGAAGCTGTAGCAAAGGCATTTAACAGAGttcttttcgtcactgatCAGCAAGGAAG AGCCCATTCCGTTAAGGTTGTGGACAACTTATGTGCTTTCCTGGCAAGAATTGATGCTGGACAAGTACAAGCCTTTTCGGTTTTGATGAAAGAATGGATCGAAATGGGTAACATAGACGCAGCTATCATTACTGTGCTATTTGAGAGgtttacaaagaaattggaaaatacgACGGAAAATCAGGCCCATTTATGCTTGCTGATTCTGGTAATGGCATCAAG TGGAAAATCGCAGATCGCCCGATCGAATATCGACACCATTCAGATGATCGGTTTTGGTGACCGCGGCCTGCACGATCCACGATATTATTCGTCTTGCTTAAAGTTTCTTATGCACACCATCGAACAGAATTCATCCAAGTATTACAAACGTCTCGATATGGACCATCAAATGGTAACGGAAGCGGCTGACatgtttaagaaaatatttttctttccgAAACTGGAAAGTTTCGACGACGTTGGGTCAtcgttttttcaattcatttacaaaatgagccaGCAACCAGATACGGTGTGTCAGGCGATATTAACGGAGTTGTCGCAAAAAGTGCTGCAGATTTCTGACAAAATCAAGTCAACTGACACAGACTCTCAATCTGTAATAAGCAATGGAGTGTTCAAAGTACCGACGTTTATCTTGACTCGGTTAATTTTTTGCTACGGTCTCGTTGTAATGAACGAGGtcagctttctcgacatcgaCGTTTACAACAATATGAAATATCGCCAGGAATTGATGGAGGAAAAGAAGAGTCAGAATAATAAGAACAAAAGCAAACGATCCAGCAACTTGAATACGTCAGCCAGAGACGCTTTGAAGAGATTATCCGATTCCGCTGCGGAACCACAGCAGGAg CCGGACGACATGTTAGTTGGAGCATCGGCTGAGGATTCCATAGCTGAACTAATCACTGCTGTCTGTGAAGATGAATTGTTGTATTCTACGCACGGAATGCTGAAAAAATTCGTCCCAGTAATCGTTGAAGTACTTAAACATCCAGGCAAATACCAAGATAATGAACTTCAACAAGCGGCTTGCCTGTCAATGATTCGATTCATGTCGGCTTCGTCGAAATTCTGCTCGTCGAACCTTCAGTTTCTCATGAACATTTtgaatcaaacgaaaaatatcaaaatgaaatgcaaCATCATCATTGGCCTATCCGATTTTACGTTCAGATTCCCCAACGTTATCGCACCCTGGATCGCGCATTTCTATTCGACGCTGAACGACAAAAACGATGAATTGCGATTGACCGCTGTAAAAGTTCTTTCGTACCTAATTCTACACGAAATGATACGTGTCAAGGGGCAAATATCGGCCCTAGCTATGTGCATTGTTGATTCGAATGACGAAATCAAAAATAGCACGCAGCAGTTTTTCAGAGAAATTGCTAACAAATCGAACATACTGTACAATGTACTGCCAGACATTATATCACGGCTGAGCGATCCGAACTCCGAGGTTGAGGAGGAAAAGTACCGAATCATCATGAAGTACATCATTGGATTAATAAACAAAGATAAACAAGTGGAGAGCTTGGTGGAAAAACTGTGTCTTCGATTCAAAGTAACAAAAGAGGAACGACAGTGGCGTGACATTGGATACTGTTTGTCGTTGCTGAACTATACGGAGAAGACCATCAAAAAGCTGATGGAAAACATTCCTTGCTTCAAGGATAAAGTCCAAATCGATGAGGTGTATGATTGCTTCAAATCGATCATCAGCAGCACATTAAAGTTTGCAAAGCCGGAAGTGAAATCCGTCACTTTGGAATTTCAAAAACGCATCGAAGCCTGTTTCACAATCAACGATGGGGATCAACAAGGTTCTATCGATGACGAAGATGAACGAGCCGCGATGCCGCCACCCAAAGCCATACCGGGTCGACGTGGGAAAAAGGTGCCTGCGAAGAAGAGAAATACAAATGCAGCCGCTGCTAATTCCGATTCAGATGACAATGAAGACGAACGACCGGCAAGAGGTCGTAGTTCTGGACGCCCACAGAGAACTCCAGCACGAGCGGCCAAATCTAAAGTTGTCGAAAGCGAGAGTAGTTCCG ATGAAGACGAAGACGAACGACCTCCGAAACGCAACAgacgaaatagaaaataa
- the LOC119081255 gene encoding germinal-center associated nuclear protein isoform X1 has translation MNLNAFVKGTCDDFCPPKEIKMRATEKLLHFFEMYPPLEYSHIVQKVPVKCFSRSAAGIQTPEAADLRTVGSLSRTVAYLLEYILMDNRKPYHYRYDFIFDRLRSVRQEIVIQNLNEVQTAQLIEPMVMFLSYSSYKLCQSSIDVFDPKICYQHLQECLKKLLCCYDEIEQQHGTHLQNREFFECLYVVFNLGNVEALNRALQLSASVQGELFHKCLSMSLHYASGNLHNSIRAVKQLPPILCGVAMLTLQKIRRELLLRFSSAYHSKMLTVPGAWLANILIYDNVQTLLSDCQYYNIEVNLNARQIKFNKLTFDQTKDVIPPRHETFADAMLPSGQLRSLLRIIFVAHRKCT, from the exons atgaatttgaacgCTTTTGTAAAGGGAACTTGCGACGATTTCTGTCCACCAAAGGAGATAAAAAT GCGCGCAACCGAAAAgttacttcatttcttcgaGATGTATCCACCTTTGGAATATTCTCACATTGTGCAAAAAGTACCGGTCAAGTGTTTCAGCAGATCAGCTGCAGGAATTCAAACTCCAGAAGCAGCCGATCTTCGTACGGTTGGTTCGTTATCACGTACCGTGGCATATCTGCTCGAATATATCTTAATGGACAATAGAAAACCGTATCACTACAGAtacgattttattttcgatcgGCTCAGATCAGTACGCCAAGAAATTGtgatacaaaatctgaatGAAGTGCAAACGGCTCAATTGATTGAACCGATGGTTATGTTTTTGAGTTATAGTAGCTATAA ATTATGCCAATCATCAATCGATGTCTTCGATCCGAAGATATGTTATCAGCACCTACAGGAATGCCTTAAGAAACTGTTATGTTGTTACGATGAGATCGAGCAACAACACGGAACCCATTTACAAAATAGAGAATTTTTCGAATGTCTGTACGTTGTGTTCAATTTGGGGAACGTTGAAGCGTTAAACAGGGCACTTCAATTGAGTGCATCGGTACAAGGCGAATTATTCCATAAATGTTTGTCAATGTCGTTACACTACGCCAGTGGCAATCTCCACAATTCCATCAGAGCAGTTAAACAGTTACCTCCAATTCTATGTGGCGTTGCAATGCTAACGCTTCAGAAAATTAGACG AGAACTTCTATTGCGATTCTCTTCTGCGTACCACAGTAAAATGTTGACGGTGCCGGGCGCTTGGTTAGCCAATATATTAATTTATGATAACGTGCAAACTTTGCTCTCCGACTGCCAATATTATAACATTGAAGTCAATTTGAACGCGAGACAgatcaaattcaataaattgactTTCGACCAAACGAAGGATGTG ATACCACCGCGTCATGAAACGTTTGCAGATGCTATGCTACCCTCTGGCCAATTACGTTCACTTCTACGTATAATTTTTGTAGCACACAGAAAATGCACTTAA